A window of Ornithorhynchus anatinus isolate Pmale09 chromosome 21, mOrnAna1.pri.v4, whole genome shotgun sequence genomic DNA:
tgacctcatctgtaaaatggggattcaccgtgagcctcccgtgggaccacccgacgaccctgtatctcccccggcgcttagaacggtgctctgcacatagtaagcgcttaataccaagattattactctccgtgcctcagttaccttatccgactaactgggagcctcccgtgggacgacccgacgaccctttatctcccccggcgcttcgaacggtgctcggcacgtagtgagcgcttaacggatacccacatcactactctctgggcctcagttccctcatctgtcaaatggggattcaccgggagcctcccgtgggacgacccgacgcccccgtctctcccccggcgcttcgaacggtgctcggcacgtagtgagcgcttaacggataccgacgttattattaaaacGGCCCCGATCCCTGAGGTCTTTCCCAACTCAGCCTTCatgtccctcttctcccgctcccttctgccttggCCTTTGACTTGGATTTActcacttttttcccccttttcctcagccccacggtattTCCGTGCGGATGTGTGATGAAGTCATTTCTACTGCCTTTCCCTCGACATCCTAAGATTTCcgggggcagggaatacgtccccCAACTCCGtttcaccgtactctcccaaccgtttagtccggtgccctgcacaccgtaggagcgcagtaaatacgactgattattaCTCCCTGGAAGGgtggatatattatttattaccctatttatttggttaaagcCGTGTGCATCTCTGTGATTCGATTTATCTCGACGACGTCTGCGCCTGCCGGCGTCTTTTGTTTCGTTCCGTCTTGCTTTGCCGTCCGGCTCCCCCGTTTAgagccgtcgttgggcagggattgtctctttccggGGCCGAATtctacactccaagcgcttagtacggtgctctgcccgtaggaagcgctcagtaaatactattaaatggatgaaaggagccccgtatgggacagggaccgtatctggtgccggattgtccattccaagcgcttagtacagtgctctgcccgtaggaagcgctcagtaaatactattgaatgaatgaaaggagccccGTAAGGGACCGGGACCGTATCTggtgccggattgtccattccaggcgcttagtacagtgttctgcccgtagtaagcgctcaataaatacttttgaatgaatgaaaggagccccataagggacagggaccgtatctggtgccggattgtccattccaagcgcttagtacagtgctctgcccgtaggaagcgctcaataaatacgactgaatgaatgcaaggacCCCCCAGACGGGACAGGGCCCGAATCCAACCTGGTCAcccgctatctaccccagccccaagttcagtgcttgacgcaaaataagcacttgacaacttCCTCATTATTTTATAGACcccccctaagcgcttagtacagtcctccgagAGACAGCgtttgctccataaataccacggattgacggctgatttatatttatcgagcgtttaaaGCACTAGTTAAGCGGTCGGGGGAACGTAGGGAGGAAAAACAACCCGGGAGATTGCAGGGTTTCCGTCGCTAgagataataagaatgttggtatccgttaatcacaataataatgttggtatctgttaagcgcttactatgtgccgagcactgttctaagcgctgggggagacagaggggggtcaggtcgtcccacgtggggctcacagtcttaatccccattttacagatgagggaactgaggcgcagagaagtgaagtgacttgcccacggtcacccagccgacaagtggcagagctgggattcgaactcatgagccctgactccgaagcccgtgctctttccactgagccacgctgcttttcatctgttaagcgcttactatgtgcagagcgctgttctaagcgccgggggagatacaggataaccaggtggtcccacgggaggcccacggtcttcacccccattttacagaggaggtcactgaggcccagagaagcgaagcgactcgcccacagtcccacagctgacgagtggcagagccgggattcgaacccacgacctctgactcccaaggccggcctcttgccacggagccccgctgcttccctgagccatGACCACCTTAAGGAAAAAACAGACCCCCCCCTCAACTTCCTCATtctttcaatagcatttatggagcgcttactatgcgcagagcactgtactaagcgctcggaatggcaaacggggcaccagatagagaccgtcctttcattcattcaatagtatttatggagcgcttactatgggcagagcactggactaagcgctcggaatggacagttcggcaacagacagagacagtccccgcccactgccgggcttacggtctaatcgggggaagacgGACCAAAACGTGACCACTTAGTAGCGACtataaataaaaatcaaatgtTTGAATAGGGAGGTAAGTCGTAAATACGATTCTTAATTATACAAAAACTAAAGACTAGGATTTTGGTCTCAAGAATTCCTCATCATCACTGGAAGTGGGGCGCACAGTTCTGACACCTCAAAAATGGTCATCTCCTCAGGGGTACAGTGAGTTTCTTTTCATTATCAAAAAGCGTTCGTTTAAATGATACATTTAATACATTAATACAACCATACATTCATAAAAATTAAtgtaattaaaatgaattatcatTGTAATAcataaatgcaattaaaataaaatacattaatAAAATGATACATTTAAGCGCAAAGTTCTGTGTTCGGAAATGGAAGgcccatagaagcagcgtggctcaccggaaagaggccgggctttggagtcagaggtcatgggttcgaaccccagctctgccacttgccagctgtgtgactttgggcaagtcacttcacttctcggtgcctcggttccctcctctgtcaaatggggatgaagaccgcgagccccacgtgggacgacccgattgccccgtgtctcccccagcgctcagaacagtgctcggcacatagtaagcgcttaacggataccaacgttattattattattatgattattattattaaggcccgtGACTTTCACTtggttcctccaaacatcctgtaGCCGCTGCTGAAGACGGAATCCCGTTCCACCTGGATGGACTGTGGTCCTGACCCGACAGATGGTGCCACGAACGGTCCCCAGAAccgaaggggagacggacagagcacgggctttggagtcagagttcatgggttcgaatcccggctcagccactcgtcagctgtgtgactctgggcgagtcacttcgcttctctgggcctcagttccctcatctggaaaatggggatgaagaccgtgagccccacgtgggacgacctgatccccccgcgtctcccccggcgctcagaacggtgctcggcacgtagcgagcgcttaacaaaatcccaacattattatggacagcaaagccaaacaggacAAAAGGAGTCTAGCACAGGCATCGTCAACGGCTCTGCCAcgccattcattcgatagtatttattgagcgcctactaggcgcagagcactggaccgagcgctcggaacgaacgagtcggccacagacagagacggtccctgccctctgacgggctcaccgtctaacggggggagacggacggacgagaacaagagcgataaatagaatcgaggggacgaacatctcaataaaacaatagcaaataaatagaatcgaggccaggtacgtctcattaacacttaaaagtaaaaaaaaataaatgttggtatctgttaagcgctcactatgtgccgagcaccgttctgagcgctggggtagacacaggggaatcaggttgtcccacttggggctcacaatcttaatccccattttacagatgagggaaccgaggcaccgagaagtgaagtgacttgcccaaattcacacttggcagctgggtgaccgtgggcaagtcacttcaccgctctgggcctcggttccctcgtccgtcaaatggggacggagaccgggagcctcacgtgggccgacccgatgacccccggatctcccccggcgcttagaacggtgccctgcacgtagtgagcgcttaacagataccgacatgattattatcGAGATAAATCGAATCAAAGAGATACGATagcaagcgttcagtaagtagGACTGACCGACTGAGTGGCTGGTGGTTGTAACTCAATTTTCCCCAGGGGATTCCGGGACTGTACTGGGAGCTTTTTGCTGAGTTTCAGGGTCTTTAGCACCCATGGGTGAAACCCAGTGACATTCACGACTTTATTGTCCTCTGAAACAAAAGCCGGcctgctcccctctctctctctttgtgaaaaataagatttgttaagcacttacccaagCGCCTGCTCCTTGCCGGGCTCTGAACtcagtgccgggggaagagggggggagagatataagccaataataataataataatgtcggtatttaagcgcttactatgtgcagagcactgttctaagcgctgggggagatacggctgggggagtcccacgtgaggctcgcggtcttcgtccccatttggcagatgagggaactgaggcccagagaagtgatttgcccgaggcctctaataataataatgatgttggtatctgttaagcgcttactatgtgccgagcaccgttctaagcgctgggggagacgcgggggaatcgggtcgtcccacgtggggctcacggtcttcatccccattttccagatgaggtcactgaggcccagagaagtgaagtgactcgcccacggtcacccggccgacaagtggcggagctgggattcgaactcacgacctctgactccaacgcccatgctcttgccactgagccacgccgcttctctagaccgtaagctcgtcgtgggcagggaatgtgtctatttattgttgcactgtcctctcccaagcgttcagtacggtgctctgcccacagtgagcgcccctgaatgaaaaaggtcacagagcaaataataataataatgttggtatgtgttaagcgcttactataataataatgttggtgtttgttaagcgcttacttcactcgtccgctcaactgtatatatcttcatcacccaatttattttgtttaatgatgtacatcaccctgattctatttatttgctattgttttaatgagatgttcttcctcttgcctctatttatcgccatcgttcccgtccgcccgtctcccccgattagaccgcgagcccgtcaaacggcaggggccgtctccatctgttgccgactcgttcattccaagcgctcagtacagtgctctgcacctaggaagcgctcaataaatactactgaacgaacgaacgaatactaagggccgagcaccgttctaaagcaccgggggatcaggttgtctcacttgaggctcccaggcttcatccccattttccagaggaggtcactgaggcccagagaagtgactcgcccccagtcacccagctgacaaggggcaggggtgggattcgaacccacgacctctgactccccagcccgggctcttgccactgagcctcgctgcttctctgtctctggcaGCTCGTCATGGGAGGGGCCTGGGCCCGCGTATtgttccgagaagcagcgtggctcagtggaaagagcgtgggctttggagtcggaggtcacgagttcgaatcccacctctgccccttgtcagctgggtgactgtgggcgagtcacttcacttctctgtgcctcggttccctcatctggaaaatgggaattaagaccgtgagccccacgtgggacgacccgattcccctgtgtctcccccagcgcttagaacagtgctcggcacataggaagcgcttaacagataccaacgttattattattgttctactgtcgtctcccaagcgtttagagaagcagcgtggctcagtggaaagaggccgggctggggagtcagaggccgtgggttcgaattccgactctgccccttgtcagctgggtgactgtgggcgagtcgcttctctgggcctcagttccctcatctgtaaaatggggatgaagactttgagcctcacgtgggacaatctgatgaccctgtatctcccccagcgcttagaacagtgctcggcacatagtaagcgcttaacagataccaacgttattattattgttctactgtcgtctcccaagcgtttagagaagcagcgtggctcagtggaaagaggccgggctggggagtcagaggtcgtgggttcgaattccggctctgcccccttggcagctgggtgactgtgttggtatttgttaagcgcttactctgtgcagagcaccgttctgagcgctgggggagacacaggggaatcaggtcgtcccacgtggggctcacagtcttcatccccattttacagatgagggaactgaggcccagagaagtgaagtgacttgcccacggtcacccagctgacaaggggcagagccgggattcgaacccacgacctctgactccccagcccggcctctttccactgagccacgctgcttctctaaacgtgactgcttctctaaacttctccgactgtgggcgagtcacttctctgggcctcagtgacctcatctgtcaaatggggatgaagactgtgagcctcacgtgggaccacctgatgaccctggatctgccccagcgcttagcacagtgctgtgcacatagtaagcgcttaacaaatacccacattatttagCACAGGGCTCAGCACCCAGTGACAGCCCAAGACACGTGACTGACCTGACCGGGCCGCGCTCACAGCCCCCTCTAGCGGCCGACGCGGGGATGACAGGAGAGGCGCCCGGGAAtcgaataatcataataatcataattaatcattcattcattcaccagtctttattgagcgcttactatgtgcggagcaccggactgagcgcttggaatgaacaagtcggcaacagatagagacggtccctgccctctgacgggctcacggtctaatggggggagacgaatggcaataaagagagtcaaggggaagagcatctggtaaaaacaatcccaactaaatagaatcaaggcgatgtacaattcattaacaaaattaatagggtaatgaaaatatatacagttgagcagaaatgttggtatttgtgaagcgcttactatgtgcagagcactgttctaagcgctgggggagatacagggtcatcggcttgtcccacgtgagggtcccagtcttcatccccattttacagatgagggaactgaggcccagagaagtaagttgcccacggtcacccggctgacaaggggcagagctgggattcgaacccatgacctctgactcccaagcccgggctcttgccactgagccccgctgcttccctgattagcAGGTCGGCTgcagagagagcctgggcctgggagtccagaggtcctgggttctagtcctgactctgccccttgtcagctggttgaccttggacgagtcacttcacttctctgggcctcagtgacctcatctggaagacggggattgagaccgtgagccccaagtggggcagggaccgtgtccaacctgatttgccagtGTCCACcctggagtttagaacagtgcttggcccgtagtaagcgcttcacaaggaccattcattcatcaatagtatttattgagcgcgtactatgtgcagagcactgtactaagtgcttggaatggaccagtCGGCAGTATTACTGTATCAGGCCAGGTGGGACcgttttgatgtctctccccccccgcGAAGACCGTAACCTCCCTGAGGGTGGGGAAGGCGTCCGTTCTTTGTTTTATACTTTCCAACCTTCGGGTGCGGGTGGTCGCTCAGTACGTAGCTTCACCGCCGGAGACGGGAGAGTCCGGAGGGCCCGATTACCTGGTCGCCGGCCCGAGAGGTTCGGCCCGtccattcagttccctcatctggaaaacggcgatgaagacggtgagccccgtgtgggccgacCTGGCtacctcggatctcccccggcgcttagaacagtgcttggcacatagtaagcgcccaacagatgccatcgtcatcgttattaaaatgggggtgaagatggggagccccacgcgggacaacctgatgaccttctatccactccagcgtttagaacagcgcttggcacatagtaagggcccaaCAGAGGCCATCGttctcattattaaaatgggggtgaagatggtgagttccacgtgggacgacctggctaccttgtatctcgcccagcgcttagcacctagtaagcgcctaacaaatgccatcattcttattattaaaatgggggcgaaggcggtgagccccaagtgggacaacctgatgatcttctatctactacagtgctcggcgcctagcaAGCGCcgaataaacaccaacattattatcattattaccctgcctctcccccagcgcttagcacagtgctcggcacatagcaagtgctgaataccaacatcattatcattaccctgcatctatatcagcgcttagcacagtgctgggcacattgtaagcgctgaaccaacACCGACATCATTAGCATTAGCctgcacctatcccagcgcttagcacagtgctcagcacaaagcaagCGCCGAACCAAcgccagcattgttattattattgcgctgcctctcccccagcgcttagcacagtgctcggcgcatagtaagcgcttgacaaagacTAGTGTCATTGTTATCATTGACTGGATGAGtgcgggaggggccggagggagggcgggaggactgGGGACCATAGAGCGGGTCTTCCCGGCCGGCCAGAGCGGCCCCACGGCGCACTTCCGGTCCCGCCGGGGAGGCGCGGGAGCGCGCCGGCCGGGCTGAATGGAAGCGGGAGCGCGCCGACTGGGCTGAGTGGAATCGGGAGCGCGCCGAGCTCTCTGAGGCGAGGCGGGAGCGCGCCAGCTGGGGCTGAGGCGCGGGAGCGAGCCGGACTTTGAGGAAGCGCGGGAGCGCGCCGGCCCCGCTGAGGAGAGGCGGGAGCGCGCTGGACTTTCTGAGGAGGCGCGGGAGCGCGCCGGGCTTTCTGAGGAGGCGCGGGGGCGCGCCAGCTTGGCTGAGAGGCGGGAGCGCGCCGCACTCTCCGAGGCGATGCGGGAGCGCGCCGGCTCGGCTGAATGGAAGCGGGAGCGCGCCGGCCCCGCTGAGGAGGCGCGGGAGCGCGCCAAGCTCTGTGAAGAAGAGGGCGCCAGCTTGGCTGAGGGGACGCGGGAGCGCGCCGAGCTCTGTGAGGAGGCGCGGGAGCGCGCCGGCCTCGCTGAGAAGACGCGGGAGCGCGCCAGTCTCGCTGAGCGGGAGCGCGCCGGCCTGGctgaggaggagcgggagcgcGCCAAGCTCTGTGAAGAAGAGGGCGCCAGCTTGGCTGAGGGGACGCGGGAGCGCGCCGACCTCGCTGAGAAGACGCGGGAGCGCGCCAGTCTCGCTGAGCGGGAGCGCGCCGGCCTGGctgaggagaggcgggaggttggcGGACTCTCCTTGgcggcccgggaggaggaggaggaggaggaggaggagagacgtgAGGGGTCGGGGTCCCGGGGCCCGGAGACGTTCCGTCAGCGTTTCCGCCGGTTCCGGTACCGGGAGGCGTCGGGCCCGCGGGAGGCGTTCCGCCGGCTCCGCGAGCTGTCGCGCCAGTGGCTGCGGCCCGACGTGCGCACCAAGGAGCAGATGGTGGAGATGGTGGTGCAGGACCAGCTGCTCGCCATCCTGCCCCCCGACggcccggacccgcgccccggGGGCCGAGCCCGCCGCCCCGACGTCAGGATCACCGGCTGACCCGACCCCCGACGGCGGccggcccttcctcctccaccgtcGGCCCCGGGTCCCGGACGCCCTCGCGGCCTCCGTCTTCCCCGAGGGCAAACGAGCCCCGAGTCGGCCGCCCCGACGGGGCACCGCCCGGCCCCCTTCCTAGCCGCGGCCCAGTTATCCGAGGCCCAGACGAGCGAAGCCATCGGGCCGAGGTCGGACGGCGGACGGGGGACGGCCCCTCGGCGCAGGGGGCCGCCCAACAAATACT
This region includes:
- the LOC114806052 gene encoding SCAN domain-containing protein 1-like, with the protein product MRERAGSAEWKRERAGPAEEARERAKLCEEEGASLAEGTRERAELCEEARERAGLAEKTRERASLAERERAGLAEEERERAKLCEEEGASLAEGTRERADLAEKTRERASLAERERAGLAEERREVGGLSLAAREEEEEEEEERREGSGSRGPETFRQRFRRFRYREASGPREAFRRLRELSRQWLRPDVRTKEQMVEMVVQDQLLAILPPDGPDPRPGGRARRPDVRITG